From the bacterium genome, one window contains:
- a CDS encoding AAA family ATPase: MIHFQRTYLAEELATALQGRTIFSDAPNGLFLAAPRRTGKSTFLQADLKPALERKGIVVAYVDLWADQRRDPGDLIAETIGRELERHLGPLARLAKSAGVDSLNVAGWLQIDTRKIGKLDGVTLAEALKTLYEAAKGPIALIVDEAQHALTSEAGEAAMAALKSARDHLNRPGEVKLMLVMTGSDRDKLMRLVNTGGAPFYGSQIHHMPELGTDFIDHIARLIEARHADLKPVDEETLFLAFQGFGSRPQFFMEALGTALSPLSDATGRFEAAVLEAARQRQRDDEAQMESDYLSLKPLEQAVLWRLLSQGARFRPYDGETLTFYQEKTGTGVTPQKVQNALEALRHRTPAMVWKSARGEYAVDDAAMYRWFEQRVANNTWPPATKGKMSNVETLRALNPARPEIQTSIDRIHRIKR; this comes from the coding sequence GTATCTTGCAGAAGAATTAGCCACCGCGCTGCAAGGTAGGACTATCTTCAGTGATGCCCCGAATGGACTGTTTCTAGCAGCCCCGCGGCGTACGGGGAAATCCACCTTTCTCCAAGCCGATTTAAAGCCCGCACTGGAGCGGAAGGGCATTGTCGTGGCGTATGTGGATTTATGGGCTGATCAGCGAAGGGATCCGGGAGATTTGATAGCCGAAACCATCGGCCGGGAGCTGGAGCGACATCTCGGGCCTTTAGCACGGTTGGCCAAATCCGCTGGTGTAGATAGCCTCAATGTGGCGGGTTGGCTACAGATCGATACGCGCAAGATTGGAAAACTGGATGGCGTTACGCTGGCCGAGGCGCTGAAGACCCTTTATGAAGCCGCAAAGGGGCCAATTGCGTTGATCGTTGATGAGGCGCAACATGCGTTAACCAGCGAAGCGGGTGAAGCGGCCATGGCGGCGCTCAAATCCGCGCGGGATCACCTCAACCGGCCCGGCGAGGTCAAACTCATGCTGGTCATGACCGGTTCAGACCGCGACAAACTGATGCGTCTGGTCAACACGGGTGGGGCGCCTTTTTATGGATCCCAAATCCACCATATGCCAGAACTGGGCACTGACTTCATTGACCACATCGCCAGATTGATTGAGGCTCGGCACGCGGATCTCAAACCTGTGGACGAGGAGACGTTGTTCCTGGCGTTTCAGGGGTTTGGCTCCCGGCCGCAATTTTTCATGGAAGCGCTGGGAACCGCGCTCAGTCCGCTCTCGGATGCGACGGGGCGTTTCGAGGCTGCCGTCCTGGAGGCCGCCCGACAACGCCAGAGGGACGATGAAGCGCAAATGGAATCCGACTATCTTAGCCTCAAGCCGTTGGAGCAGGCGGTCTTATGGCGGTTGTTGTCACAAGGGGCACGATTCCGTCCCTACGACGGGGAAACGTTGACCTTCTACCAGGAAAAGACCGGCACAGGCGTTACCCCGCAAAAAGTGCAAAACGCATTGGAAGCCCTGCGCCATCGCACCCCCGCAATGGTATGGAAATCCGCACGGGGTGAATACGCCGTGGATGATGCTGCGATGTACCGTTGGTTTGAACAACGGGTCGCCAACAATACTTGGCCTCCCGCGACGAAAGGGAAAATGTCGAATGTGGAGACCCTGCGCGCCCTGAACCCTGCGCGCCCCGAAATTCAAACATCGATAGACAGGATACACAGGATAAAAAGGTAG